One region of Daphnia pulicaria isolate SC F1-1A chromosome 7, SC_F0-13Bv2, whole genome shotgun sequence genomic DNA includes:
- the LOC124350063 gene encoding cell wall integrity and stress response component 1-like translates to MDIAIPVDPIERPIFLFAGDLDTINQRVVDGINGRLTSKITSRNSSCAVASVPCSCASDTGTCICTSTDCTCTVAPCTFNAVISSSTSDGLRASSSSGSSSTDGSSSSSSGSSSSPSSSSTSSSSDLSISTVCRGTTAVPPCRCYVTTCTNGACEPLSNYVNPSAACTAFLSG, encoded by the coding sequence ATGGACATCGCCATCCCTGTTGATCCAATTGAAAGGCCTATATTCCTTTTTGCTGGTGACCTTGATACCATCAATCAACGAGTGGTGGATGGAATTAACGGTCGGTTAACAAGCAAGATCACCAGTCGTAACAGTAGCTGTGCAGTGGCCAGCGTGCCGTGCAGTTGCGCCAGTGACACAGGCACCTGCATCTGTACCAGCACCGATTGCACTTGCACCGTCGCCCCCTGTACTTTTAACGCCGTTATTAGTAGTAGCACTTCCGATGGCCTCCGTGCTTCCAGCTCTAGCGGTTCCAGCTCCACCGATGGAAGTAGCAGTAGCAGTAGCGGTAGCAGTAGTAGCCCTAGTAGCTCCAGTACTAGCAGTAGCAGTGATCTATCCATCTCCACTGTTTGTAGAGGAACAACCGCAGTACCTCCGTGCAGGTGCTACGTCACAACATGCACTAATGGCGCGTGTGAACCTCTCAGTAACTATGTCAACCCTTCTGCCGCTTGTACTGCTTTTTTGTCGGGCTAA
- the LOC124348511 gene encoding uncharacterized protein DDB_G0271670-like, which yields MYSDGPIYLFEHVQLYSKNSSHFMCLRRSSDWDKMSKICFVILMVMTLSLFYCDAQNVGFGTNDNGHLDGVKSFWENLFNKGRSLMNIKARGDLVTVDERQVKGINGSFIAEATSRSSSCAVASKSCSCASATGTCSCSTTSGCICTVAPCVLGGTASSSGSSSSSSSSGSSSSGSSSSGSSSSSSSGSSTSTSTSGTKTTTTSCVKCACTTTVCTNGVCEGPTSFTSTTGACG from the exons ATGTATAGTGATGGTCCTATTTACCTGTTTGAACATGTGCAATTGTACAGCAAGAACAGCAGTCA ttTTATGTGCTTACGACG cTCGAGCGATTGGgataaaatgtcaaaaatttgtttcgtcATATTAATGGTGATGACTCTTTCACTCTTTTATTGTGACGCTCAAAACGTTGGGTTTGGTACCAACGATAATGGCCATTTAGACGGCGTAAAATCTTTTTGGGAAAACCTTTTTAATAAG GGTCGATCGTTGATGAACATCAAAGCCCGTGGTGATCTTGTCACTGTCGATGAACGGCAGGTTAAAGGAATTAACGGCTCGTTCATAGCTGAGGCCACCagtcgcagcagcagctgtgCAGTTGCCAGCAAGTCATGCAGTTGCGCCAGTGCCACAGGCACATGCTCCTGTAGTACTACAAGTGGTTGCATTTGCACCGTTGCCCCCTGTGTCTTAGGCGGCACTGCTAGTAGTAGCGGTTCCAGCAGTTCCAGCAGTTCCAGCGGTTCCAGTTCCAGCGGTTCCAGCTCCAGCGGTTCTAGCTCCAGCAGTTCCAGTGGGTCAAGCACTAGCACCAGTACTAGTGGGACCAAAACCACAACCACCTCTTGCGTCAAATGCGCCTGCACCACCACCGTGTGCACTAACGGCGTGTGTGAAGGTCCCACTTCTTTTACCAGTACCACTGGCGCCTGTGGCTAA